Proteins found in one Planococcus citri chromosome 2, ihPlaCitr1.1, whole genome shotgun sequence genomic segment:
- the LOC135837008 gene encoding uncharacterized protein in vnfD 5'region-like, protein MIRNKMIKIFTILFLCLYFSPAIIWAEDSKSAIPPLQKLPALTSDFETIRSENYVYVDKTAFIEKILDFPEPSFFLLTRPRRFGKSVFLEMLSHFFSADKHLFNDTYIAKRKPEDWTKYPIINLDFIYGKSIRSSADIKDYENDLEETLCGIGADYGLDCSSSNSIDKLIKNLSTKYGQRVVILIDEYDSIFRTVNVKDGDLFNEFKKVAGQFYQKMKQSGEDIKLVYITGISRLALSFFEIGLSQSTVTDLTFHKDFSSAIGFTLDEINLNYWPYLQRWASHYGVNVSNIAEELTRWYDGYRFSLQDSETRVFNTLAVICSFKELKIRNYWAESSKIEAIIERFTLSKQNVDEFYYYSIKAEDAKRLYEDEFSSHVQMPVLLYNSGYLTIRKYNEKSDTIILSYPNKEIENKFVEKLFDSPFKPSYGHAMNTSIRESDMESFIDFLNKAAFRKYDLSTVIPETNEIEVTKHIMDAVINNKLGAVYAMKIMNGQTKGDAGIHLQNEDTSEVFPADVALIIEVKFRQSAITAIHQLFECAVKDPAAFRQTINKFLKKDVPTYSHLLAMNVGQRTGEYPEIQEWIAVPYRDGRIFMNEIQGKVNSGDELKNVEDGWCQKMKSWSSEKREFEKQVVVRNDVSHFRQSTRKYDY, encoded by the coding sequence ATGATTCGCAACAAAATGATTAAGATATTTACCATCCTTTTCTTATGTCTATATTTTTCACCGGCTATAATTTGGGCAGAAGATTCCAAATCAGCGATTCCTCCTCTTCAAAAGTTGCCCGCTCTAACATCCGATTTTGAAACGATTAGATCCGAAAACTACGTTTACGTCGACAAAACTGCGTTCATAGAAAAAATACTGGATTTCCCCGAACCATCATTCTTTTTACTCACCCGCCCCCGAAGATTTGGAAAGTCTGTATTTCTAGAGATGTTAAGCCACTTTTTTTCCGCCGATAAACACCTTTTTAACGACACGTACATTGCCAAACGAAAGCCCGAAGATTGGACGAAATATCCCATTATCAACTTAGATTTCATTTATGGAAAGTCTATTCGCAGTAGTGCTGATATCAAAGACTACGAAAATGACCTCGAAGAAACACTATGCGGAATTGGAGCTGATTATGGACTCGACTGTTCATCGAGTAACAGCATTGATAAGCTCATCAAAAATCTGAGTACTAAGTATGGACAACGCGTTGTCATCTTGATTGACGAATACGACTCGATTTTCCGAACAGTCAACGTTAAAGATGGCGatttgtttaacgagtttaaaaaagttgctggacaattttatcaaaaaatgaaacagagTGGTGAAGATATTAAACTAGTATACATAACTGGTATTTCTAGACTGGCTTTATCCTTCTTTGAAATTGGCCTGAGCCAAAGCACTGTCACAGATTTAACTTTCCACAAGGATTTCTCTAGTGCTATAGGATTCACGTTAgacgaaataaatttgaattattggCCATACTTGCAGCGTTGGGCCAGTCATTATGGAGTCAATGTCTCGAATATCGCTGAAGAACTCACCCGTTGGTACGACGGATACAGATTTAGTTTGCAGGATAGTGAAACTCGGGTGTTTAATACTCTTGCTGTGATCTGCAGCTTCAAGgaattaaaaatcagaaattattgGGCAGAATCTAGTAAAATTGAGGCTATAATCGAAAGGTTCACATTGTCAAAACAAAATGTCGACGAATTTTACTATTATAGTATCAAGGCTGAAGATGCAAAGCGTTTGTACGAAGATGAGTTTAGTTCCCACGTACAAATGCCAGTTTTATTATACAATTCTGGGTACCTGACTATcagaaaatataatgaaaaatcCGATACCATAATACTCTCCTACCCAAAtaaggaaattgaaaataaatttgtggAGAAACTATTCGACTCGCCATTCAAACCATCTTATGGCCACGCGATGAATACCAGTATTCGCGAAAGCGATATGGAgagttttattgattttctgaACAAAGCTGCGTTCAGAAAATACGATTTGTCTACTGTAATACCAGAAACAAATGAAATCGAGGTCACTAAACACATCATGGATGCAGTAATAAATAACAAACTGGGTGCGGTCTATGCAATGAAGATCATGAATGGCCAAACGAAGGGTGATGCGGGTATACATTTGCAAAATGAAGACACTTCCGAAGTTTTTCCAGCTGATGTGGCGCTTATAATCGAAGTAAAATTTAGACAAAGTGCCATCACGGCGATTCACCAACTGTTTGAATGTGCAGTAAAAGATCCTGCTGCTTTTCGTCAAacaatcaacaaatttttgaaaaaagatgtaCCAACTTATTCCCATTTATTGGCAATGAACGTCGGCCAAAGGACAGGAGAATATCCAGAAATACAAGAGTGGATCGCTGTTCCATACAGAGATGGaagaatttttatgaatgaaataCAGGGTAAAGTCAATAGCggcgacgaattaaaaaatgtcGAAGACGGTTGGTGCCAAAAGATGAAAAGTTGGAGCAGTGAGAAACGTGAATTCGAAAAGCAAGTCGTAGTCAGGAATGATGTGTCTCACTTTCGACAGAGCACAAGAAAATACGATTATTAG